A portion of the Nomia melanderi isolate GNS246 chromosome 2, iyNomMela1, whole genome shotgun sequence genome contains these proteins:
- the LOC116425817 gene encoding WD repeat-containing protein 43, with protein sequence MANAVNCSTFSSDGEYFANCGADGKLKIWDTSTGRLKQEYVSNFHLSSPCCVLTWLYVNSSSTNTTPSPWKKRRKKSISEESAPKGIIAMGSTNGKLTLYDTATSSVSTQLDDHSSTVTAVTWSETVGLFSAADDHHIIHWNLKENGVKCKWKSGKGKTTSLAVSEDGKSLLSGERVVKWWNLSTKQLIKTFTGHANQVTCLSTVKIPFGSNYVISGACGDGCLSVWTLDEHKTERTAVASLALQDDAVSVSVNVSEESQVVVLVVTRSGQAHIFHCQQNGRTKPLKPSLSIAVASDISQKDGVQQIPLLHAKLMEDQKLLLAYGTYLNPTFERVTPDFSEKVQCLVRSENRKAKDKKEEISKVKSTIIEDNVEYLTPGLIETAPKRNRSNSGSQLLLKDRLENLSLNAESSPAGKSTSSGTNRTQLLLQGLNSKDKTILSSVFVTRNESIIRNTIAKLPVQAIGPLIKELTILLQGKTLTSKMAVRWLEALLITHAGHLLSQADLMQLFGPILSLIDAKLALLTEISRLRGRVSLITGQISQTVEEQHKEVTENCLVYQDSDSSEEDDRIEDEELESESDENWEEMSNQEDQEDEQEEQNDQDIRSTNSDEIDENDNQDDDGSISS encoded by the exons ATGGCGAACGCGGTTAATTGCTCTACGTTTTCGTCCGACGGTGAATATTTCGCTAATTGCGGGGCCGATGGGAAATTGAAGATTTGGGACACGTCCACCGGCCGTTTGAAACAGGAGtatgtttctaattttcatCTGTCGTCCCCTTGTTGTGTTCTGACCTGGCTTTATGTCAACTCTTCATCAACAAATACCACG CCTTCACCATGGAAGAAACGCAGAAAGAAGTCAATTTCAGAAGAATCAGCTCCCAAAGGCATCATTGCTATGGGATCCACGAATGGCAAGCTGACCCTTTATGATACAGCAACATCCTCAGTCAGTACTCAATTGGATGACCACAGCAGTACAGTCACAGCCGTAACTTGGTCTGAAACTGTTGGTTTATTCAGTGCAGCGGATGATCATCACATTATTCATTGGAATCTTAAGGAGAATGGAGTGAAATGCAAATGGAAATCTGGAAAGGGGAAGACAACGTCTTTAGCAGTTTCAGAAGATGGGAAAAGCTTGTTGTCTGGAGAAAGAGTTGTCAAATGGTGGAACCTATCTACCAAACAATTAATCAAAACGTTTACAGGTCATGCTAATCAAGTAACATGTCTGTCTACTGTAAAAATACCGTTTGGAAGTAACTATGTAATTAGTGGAGCATGTGGCGATGGTTGCCTTAGTGTTTGGACGTTAGATGAG CATAAAACTGAGAGAACAGCTGTGGCAAGCTTAGCTTTGCAAGATGATGCAGTAAGTGTTTCCGTGAACGTGTCAGAGGAGTCCCAAGTTGTTGTATTGGTAGTAACTAGGTCAGGTCAAGCACACATATTTCATTGTCAACAAAACGGTCGAACCAAACCTCTGAAACCTAGCTTGAGTATTGCGGTAGCGTCTGATATAAGTCAGAAAGACGGCGTTCAACAAATTCCTTTGTTACACGCGAAATTAATGGAAGACCAAAAATTACTATTAGCATACGGTACATATCTTAATCCTACGTTTGAAAGGGTAACTCCAGACTTTTCCGAGAAGGTGCAATGTTTGGTGCGCTCAGAAAATAGGAAAGCTAAGGacaaaaaggaagaaatttCCAAGGTGAAGTCTACTATAATTGAGGATAACGTGGAATACCTTACACCAG gtttaatAGAAACTGCACCAAAAAGGAATAGAAGCAACTCTGGATCgcaattattattgaaagataGATTAGAAAACCTGAGTCTAAATGCAGAATCCAGCCCTGCAGGGAAAAGTACTAGTTCAGGTACTAATAGGACGCAACTTTTACTTCAAGGATTGAATAGTAAAGATAAAACAATTCTGAGCAGTGTATTCGTCACGAGAAACGAATCTATCATTAGGAATACTATAGCTAAATTGCCAGTACAGGCGATTGGACCACTAATTAAAGAGCTGACCATCTTGCTCCAGGGTAAAACTTTAAC GAGTAAAATGGCTGTGAGGTGGTTGGAAGCACTGTTAATAACGCATGCAGGCCATTTACTATCACAAGCAGATCTCATGCAATTATTTGGACCCATTTTGAGTTTAATCGACGCCAAGCTAGCTCTTCTAACAGAAATTTCTAGACTCAGAGGTCGTGTGTCCCTCATTACAGGCCAGATCTCACAGACAGTTGAAGAACAACATAAGGAAGTTACAGAAAATTGTCTTGTCTATCAAGATTCAG ATTCTTCAGAAGAAGATGACAGAATCGAGGATGAAGAGTTGGAAAGTGAGTCCGATGAAAATTGGGAGGAAATGTCAAATCAAGAAGACCAAGAGGATGAACAAGAAGAACAAAATGATCAAGATATCAGGAGTACAAATTCTGATGAAATAGACGAAAACGATAATCAAGACGATGATGGATCTATATCCAGCTAA
- the betaggt-II gene encoding geranylgeranyl transferase type-2 subunit beta: MPMLEHDIELPSPVPDLLLDKHANFLLAYDKDKDEYKYCITEHLRMSGMYWGLTALDLMGKLDQTNRSEVLEFIAQCQTESGGISACLQHDPHILHTLSAVQILCIYDALDVIDVGKVVKYVKERQQPDGSFTGDIWGDVDIRFSFCAVATLALLNQLDAIDVDMAVKYVMKCKNFDGGFGSKPGGESHAGMIYCSVGLLSITGCLNLVDADQLSWWLCERQLQSGGLNGRPQKLPDVCYSWWVLSSLTILGRLHWVNKEQLVKFVLACQDTESGGFSDRPGDVADPFHTLFGLTALSLLNADYPLKRINPTFCMPEYVIQRLQLKPSRLDQSN; encoded by the exons ATG CCAATGTTAGAACATGACATTGAACTTCCATCACCGGTTCCTGATTTGCTGTTGGATAAACATGCAAACTTTTTACTCGCATACGACAAGGATAAGGATGAATAT aaatattgtataaCAGAACATTTACGAATGTCTGGCATGTACTGGGGATTAACAGCATTAGATCTTATGGGGAAACTTGATCAAACTAATCGGAGTGAAGTTCTAGAGTTCATAGCTCAATGTCAAACAGAAAGTGGAGGCATATCAGCATGTTTGCAGCATGATCCACACATTCTCCATACCTTAAGTGCAGTACAAATATTGTGCATCTATGATGCTCTCGATGTCATTGACGTGGGGAAAGTTGTGAAATATGTGAAAGAGAGACAACAGCCGGATGGAAGTTTCAcaggtgatatctggggtgatGTTGATATCAGATTCTCTTTCTGTGCTGTGGCAACTTTGGCACTTTTG AATCAATTGGATGCTATAGACGTTGATATGGCTGTTAAATACGTGATGAAGTGTAAGAACTTTGATGGTGGCTTTGGATCAAAGCCAGGAGGTGAAAGTCATGCTGGCATGATTTACTGCAGTGTGGGTCTTTTGTCAATAACTG GTTGCCTTAATTTAGTGGACGCAGATCAATTAAGTTGGTGGCTTTGCGAGAGACAACTCCAGTCTGGAGGATTAAATGGTAGACCACAGAAATTACCCGATGTTTGTTACTCCTGGTGGGTACTTTCATCGCTCACGATCCTTGGACGACTTCATTGGGTCAATAAAGAACAGTTG GTGAAGTTTGTGCTGGCATGTCAAGACACAGAATCAGGAGGATTCAGCGATCGTCCAGGAGACGTTGCTGATCCTTTCCACACCTTATTCGGATTAACCGCGCTGTCCCTCTTAAATGCTGATTATCCTCTTAAAAGGATCAATCCTACGTTTTGTATGCCGGAATATGTTATACAAAGGTTACAGCTGAAACCTTCCAGACTAGACCAAagcaattga
- the LOC116425737 gene encoding protein-lysine N-methyltransferase EEF2KMT, with the protein MDENLSHVFNDHQTNEDDSTNNMNENLFDVANLMNQFLCCSPIDKMDIFHPEESINCFPISDNQKEILDNTIGNDLIKKYPVKRSYQRAFLKLLMNKIEEEGGEIHDDLYNAYCNLISSPISDVIHYRHFLMKDDDVSDYITIQESTNIISQGTTGLCCWQGAFELSKWCMENKNEFHNKVVLEFGCGVGLTGLCIIKNCSPNRYIFTDFHKSVLEMACNNVKLNLLNNQEAVHVNKRVENDRVKFQMEYEDTNVEVMELNWEHTNEYLNEGRIVPDVIIGADIVYEPLSFNALVLALKTFLSFSNRYAIISGTIRNADTFSLFLNFLGIHGLFYEECSTLEQTILIQVTNTPVKVLRISQKRE; encoded by the exons atggatGAAAATTTATCTCATGTATTTAATGATCATCAGACTAATGAAGATGATTCAACAAACAATATGAATGAGAATTTATTTGATGTAGCCAATTtaatgaatcaatttctttgttgCTCACCCATAGATAAAATGGATATATTT CACCCTGAAGAAAGTATTAATTGTTTTCCTATAAGTGATAACCAAAAGGAAATTCTGGACAATACGATAGgtaatgatttaataaaaaagtaCCCTGTGAAACGGTCATATCAGAGAGCATTCTTAAAATTGCTTATGAACAAG ATTGAAGAAGAAGGTGGTGAAATTCACGATGACTTGTACAatgcatattgtaatttaatatcttCTCCAATAAGCGATGTAATTCATTatcgacattttctgatgaaagaTGATGATGTATCTGATTACATAACTATACAAGAAAGTACAAATATCATATCACAAGGTACAACAGGATTATGTTGTTGGCAG GGAGCATTTGAACTAAGTAAATGGTGCATGgagaacaaaaatgaatttcacaATAAAGTTGTTTTAGAATTCGGTTGTGGAGTTGGATTAACAGGACTGTGCATAATTAAAAACTGCTCTCCCAATCGATACATTTTCACGGATTTTCACAAATCTGTTTTAGAAATGGCTTGCAATAATGTTAagcttaatttattaaacaatcaaGAGGCCGTGCATGTGAACAAGCGGGTAGAAAATGATAgagtaaaatttcaaatggaatatGAAGATACAAATGTTGAAGTAATGGAATTAAACTGGGAACACACGAATGAGTATTTGAATGAAGGCAGGATTGTGCCAGATGTAATAATCGGAGCTGATATTGTATATGAACCTCTTTCTTTTAATGCTCTAGTGTTGGCACTAAAGACTTTTTTATCCTTTAGCAATAGATATGCCATTATTTCAGGAACAATTCGTAATGCAGACACTTTCTCTCTGTTCTTGAATTTCTTAG GAATACACGGTCTGTTTTATGAAGAATGCAGTACACTGGAACAAACGATACTCATACAAGTAACAAATACACCTGTTAAAGTGCTAAGAATTTCTCAGAAACGGGAATGA
- the LOC116425784 gene encoding CUE domain-containing protein 1: MASAMEQQQQQQQQQQQQQTTLEFYQAMADFKNMFPQMDDDVIEAVLRSNQGAVDTTIDQLLTMSTDNENEKIRSELEQNEKSPGTSKPPKADSNITSKAIRKWQPAFLGPLPETFLRLTQQVPEENLDLYSKENTMLEDERIVMFLQNEEFMAELRWNKDFLSTLESDSKIPGTNLEKYGQAGHDDEDLFKERLKHMGKVSRRKFAQLTKVFTRSKKRGGRQLLTPTASCDDLLNPEESSRSQS; the protein is encoded by the exons ATGGCCTCTGCTATggagcaacaacagcagcaacagcaacagcaacaacagcaacaaacCACCCTGGAATTCTACCAGGCGATGGCtgatttcaaaaatatgtttCCACAAATGGATGATGACGTTATAGag GCTGTATTGAGATCTAATCAAGGAGCTGTGGATACCACAATTGATCAATTGCTCACTATGAGCACGGATAATGAGAATGAAAAAATTAGAAGTGAATTAGAACAAAACGAGAAATCGCCGGGTACCTCTAAGCCTCCAAAAGCTGATTCAAATATAACATCAAAAGCTATACGTAAATGGCAACCAGCTTTCCTAGGACCATTGCCAGAAACATTTCTTAGACTTACACAACAAGTTCCAGAAGAGAATCTTGATCTGTACTCGAAAGAGAATACCATGTTGGAAGATGAAAGAATTGTCATGTTCCttcaaaatgaagaattcatggCAGAGCTACGTTGGAATAAAGATTTTTTGTCAACTTTAGAAAGCG ATTCAAAGATACCAGGAACGAATCTCGAAAAATATGGCCAAGCTGGCCACGACGATGAGGATCTCTTCAAAGAAAGACTAAAACATATGGGCAaag TGTCTCGACGTAAGTTTGCACAGCTTACCAAAGTGTTTACGCGTAGTAAAAAACGTGGAGGTAGACAATTGCTGACACCTACAGCTTCTTGTGATGATTTGCTGAATCCTGAGGAGTCATCTAGATCTCAGTCTTAG
- the LOC116425730 gene encoding WASH complex subunit 4-like isoform X1 — MMESTAWNAKKDETIYKAAGSILLRKYGQFFEQLAEKTWKADSTLEYFMEGPLRLVYKPVEDVSIISLTKMENKYLAKLLAAVAAVCREIRLLEVEAQSFYKKLFTHGERNAENNQKNITSLLSDLQDLSVFVNRVWTVVHLTTEQLSSLSGNTSTVIVYLPVLIEHFIDLFVIVLTLDEIIESQPSLLEKWKKYRMNVRSIIHNPSQFGIMESKLHTFDKLLKCLQESLLKKGIFSKTIERVMDVSKGPMMSEQITNYLKNLILDIENKFNNSATLTKNWIRVNIGLVVAIKLFGTCDKKLIKRVLENNKKFYAVTLIGNVIWIPSKFLSDFVPKEAANAISPQIGEKLLSSRTQKLSQTVNNLIQRAVTWSTEIQTISMKSSLQVSDIGQKQSLLIDLIVLLSQIKETISFILNMHAALIKPMYRNTVQLICRLIEIQKSLQNMFYILGPVIVQSQSQVLQYLSYCILITLENTRKSLIQKDKGYSKERLDTLSLINLSMKLLNGPASADRRLIIRCALACASQLTDTFKEEDMLKLRFLLDSYDTITKLHNIMNELCDYSILLHHQNIIPAYLSSVADSNLNISHIAHLFGAFNSTINEQEGSDLKSKWILQLKEILTKNILEPSCLEIEKNLRLHVHAHLKLDSTNPFNIGAKDGGRVVESLPLPLANNMIYAKRFIEHYLDNVFYNLTTVALHDWRTYRMMHALAHYKLNLNTVQNHLPTQTLEQGLDALEIMRNIHVFVSKYLYNLNTQTFIEHTSNNKHLNTIGIRHIANSIRTHGTGIMSTTVNFVYQFLRVKLHTFSQFLFDEHIKSRLMRDIRFIKTQRENGATPYTYERAEKFQKGIRKLGMTPDGLSYLDQFRQLITQIGNALGYVRLIRSGGLHASSNAISFLPDINSSVSFEEMCKDLNYSPITQAAARCLENDIASLVQNFTKGIQYFKLLVDVFASAFRDTESHHLQQFYAIVPPLTLSFVDNSISNKEKMFKKNQTGAAFTDDGFAMGIAYINALLNQSLELDSLHWFKTVEQHLSIEKERAESKSDHGDEKLQQTRALTLKRLKERSAEFQLLYYSLSGARVFFKQSDT; from the coding sequence ATGATGGAATCAACAGCATGGAACGCGAAAAAGGACGAAACAATATACAAAGCAGCAGGTTCAATACTTTTGCGAAAATATGGTCAGTTTTTTGAGCAATTGGCAGAGAAAACGTGGAAGGCTGATTCCACGTTAGAATATTTCATGGAGGGCCCTTTGCGGCTGGTGTACAAGCCTGTCGAGGATGTTAGTATTATATCTTTGACAAAAATGGAGAACAAATATTTGGCGAAATTACTTGCCGCCGTTGCCGCAGTTTGCAGAGAGATCAGACTTCTTGAGGTAGAGGCTCAATCTTTCTATAAAAAGCTATTTACACACGGGGAAAGAAATGCTGAGAATAATCAAAAGAACATTACGTCTCTTCTTTCTGACTTGCAAGACCTGTCCGTTTTCGTGAACAGGGTGTGGACCGTTGTTCATTTAACAACCGAGCAACTGTCCAGTTTGTCTGGTAACACTAGCACTGTAATAGTTTATTTACCGGTACTAATAGAACACTTCATTGATCTGTTCGTAATTGTTCTGACCCTGGATGAAATCATTGAATCTCAACCATCATTGTTagagaaatggaagaaatatagaaTGAACGTACGTTCCATTATCCACAATCCGTCACAGTTTGGTATAATGGAATCAAAACTTCATACGTTTGATAAGTTACTGAAGTGTTTGCAAGAAAGTTTGTTGAAGAAGGGCATTTTTTCTAAAACTATTGAACGAGTGATGGATGTAAGTAAAGGTCCTATGATGAGCGAACAGATTACTAATTATCTAAAAAACCTGATTTTAGATATAGAAAACAAATTTAACAATAGTGCAACATTGACCAAGAATTGGATCAGGGTAAATATCGGTCTTGTTGTGGCAATAAAATTGTTTGGTACCTgtgataaaaaattaattaaacgagtGCTCGAGAACAACAAGAAATTTTATGCTGTTACTTTGATTGGAAATGTTATTTGGATACCCAGTAAATTTTTGAGTGACTTTGTACCAAAAGAAGCTGCTAATGCTATTAGTCCGCAAATAGGAGAGAAACTATTGTCCTCTAGGACACAAAAACTATCTCAGActgtaaacaatttaattcaaagAGCTGTTACATGGTCCACTGAAATACAGACTATCTCAATGAAGTCTAGTCTCCAAGTTTCAGACATTGGACAAAAACAATCTTTATTGATAGATTTAATTGTTTTGTTATCCCAAATTAAGGAAACTATATCTTTTATATTGAACATGCATGCAGCACTCATTAAACCAATGTATCGTAATACTGTTCAATTGATCTGTAGATTAATAGAAATACAAAAGTCTTTAcagaatatgttttatatactgGGACCAGTTATAGTGCAATCACAAAGTCAGGTGTTGCAATACCTGAGCTACtgcattttaattacattagaaAACACACGGAAAAGTTTGATCCAGAAAGACAAAGGTTACAGCAAAGAAAGACTGGACACTTTATCCCTCATAAACCTGagcatgaaattattaaatggaCCAGCCAGCGCGGACAGAAGATTAATAATCAGATGTGCTTTAGCATGTGCCAGCCAATTAACGGATACGTTTAAAGAGGAAGATATGCTGAAGTTAAGGTTCTTATTAGACAGTTATGATACCATTACCAAGTTACATAATATTATGAATGAACTTTGCGACTATTCTATATTATTGCATCACCAAAATATAATCCCTGCATACCTCTCTTCCGTAGCAGACAGTAATTTGAATATAAGTCATATTGCTCATTTATTTGGTGCATTCAATAGTACTATCAACGAACAGGAAGGATCAGATTTGAAAAGCAAGTGGATCTTACAGTTGAAGGAGATTTTAACAAAAAACATATTGGAACCCTCTTGTCTCGAGATTGAGAAAAATTTGAGACTGCATGTTCATGCACACTTGAAGTTAGACTCTACTAATCCATTTAATATTGGAGCAAAAGATGGTGGAAGAGTAGTGGAATCTTTACCGCTACCTTTGGCTAACAATATGATATATGCCAAAAGGTTTATTGAACATTACCTCGATAATGTATTTTACAATCTCACCACAGTGGCTCTGCACGATTGGAGAACTTATCGTATGATGCATGCTCTTGCTCATTATAAACTAAATCTGAATACTGTACAAAATCACTTACCAACACAGACCTTGGAACAAGGTCTGGATGCCTTAGAGATTATGAGAAACATTCATGTATTTGTTTCAAAGTATTTGTACAATTTAAATACTCAAACGTTTATCGAACACACCAGCAACAACAAGCATTTAAACACCATTGGAATTCGACATATAGCCAATTCAATTAGGACACATGGTACCGGTATTATGAGTACAACAGTCAACTTTGTGTATCAGTTTCTTCGCGTGAAACTGCATACATTTTCGCAGTTTCTTTTCGACGAGCATATAAAATCCAGATTAATGAGAGACATACGGTTCATCAAGACTCAAAGAGAAAACGGTGCAACACCTTATACATATGAAAGGGCAGAAAAATTCCAGAAAGGGATCAGAAAGCTTGGCATGACGCCTGATGGTTTGAGTTATTTGGATCAGTTTCGCCAATTGATAACTCAAATTGGAAACGCATTGGGATACGTACGTTTGATCAGATCTGGTGGACTACACGCTAGTTCGAATGCCATCTCGTTTCTGCCAGACATCAACTCGTCCGTGTCTTTCGAAGAAATGTGCAAGGACTTGAATTACAGCCCCATAACTCAAGCAGCAGCTAGGTGCCTGGAAAATGATATCGCAAGTCTGGTGCAGAACTTCACCAAGGGAATACAATACTTTAAACTTCTCGTCGACGTGTTCGCATCTGCGTTCAGAGACACCGAGTCGCATCATTTACAACAATTTTACGCTATTGTACCCCCGTTAACGTTAAGTTTTGTGGATAACTCGATTTCAAATAaagagaaaatgtttaaaaaaaaccaAACAGGTGCAGCATTTACTGACGACGGTTTCGCAATGGGGATCGCGTACATAAATGCTCTTTTGAATCAGTCGTTGGAGTTAGATAGTTTGCATTGGTTTAAAACAGTTGAGCAACATCTGAGCATAGAGAAGGAGAGAGCGGAGAGTAAAAGTGATCATGGCGACGAGAAATTGCAACAAACCAGGGCATTAACGTTGAAACGTTTGAAGGAGAGAAGCGCTGAGTTTCAGTTGCTCTATTATAGTTTGTCCGGGGCCAGAGTATTCTTTAAACAGTCGGATACGTAA
- the LOC116425730 gene encoding popeye domain-containing protein 3-like isoform X2 yields MWICFDPIGSREGWRASILFLVFFSGTYFGIDASLTNAAASNVPHNTVASEVSLPISTHHENDECRNVTTDNRAATGLSVVSQGSGSPHSPIVPPTFLYGVLTCQPYQGISVNHIYFQLANAFFLLSHLAPSGIHGVLYLRCTLLVGCAFLALWGWTIACWLDAALWNALFVAINFVHVCTLLYKLRPIKFSREVEEVYIAVFQPLRVSRQQFKKVLNCMKVIRQLKYQEVYAQEKVTKVDSLSLVLSGKLVVSQNGRALHIVFPHQFLDSPEWFGVSTDEYFQVSITAMEESRILLWHRDKLKLSIISDQFLQAVFDHILGRDVVKKLMQVSETMAASSHQQQNGQVIGLGGIGTLENDPDTKLFVVKKTGDSQSITALISRQLQAAGDPNAWRLGRIEETDHETPV; encoded by the exons ATGTGGATCTGTTTTGATCCTATAGGAAGCCGAGAAGGCTGGCGTGCTTCTATTTTATTCCTTGTATTCTTCTCTGGGACGTATTTTGGTATTGATGCCAGTTTAACAAATGCAGCTGCATCTAATGTTCCTCATAATACTGTTGCGTCAGAAGTATCACTACCAATTTCGACACATCATGAAAACGACGAATGTAGGAATGTGACCACTGATAATAGAGCGg CTACTGGTCTCTCAGTGGTCAGTCAAGGATCTGGTTCTCCACATTCGCCGATAGTGCCTCCAACTTTTCTGTACGGAGTTCTTACCTGCCAACCTTATCAAGGAATTTCTGTGAACCACATCTACTTTCAACTAGCAAATGCCTTCTTTCTATTGTCACACCTTGCTCCAAGTGGCATACATGGTGTACTCTATTTAAGGTGCACTCTACTCGTGGGCTGTGCCTTTCTTGCTTTGTGGGGCTGGACAATAGCTTGCTGGCTGGACGCTGCTCTCTGGAATGCTCTATTTGTTGCCATCAACTTCGTCCATGTATGCACGCTTCTTTACAAGCTCAGGCCTATCAAGTTTTCAAGGGAAGTTGAAGAG GTATATATTGCAGTGTTCCAGCCATTAAGGGTATCACGTCAACagtttaaaaaagtattaaattgtATGAAGGTTATACGACAGTTGAAATATCAAGAAGTTTATGCCCAAGAAAAAGTGACAAAAGTTGATTCTTTATCTTTGGTACTTTCTGGAAA ATTAGTAGTATCACAAAATGGAAGAGCATTGCACATTGTCTTCCCACATCAGTTCCTGGATTCTCCAGAATGGTTTGGTGTCTCCACGGACGAATACTTTCag GTATCAATAACAGCTATGGAAGAATCAAGAATATTATTATGGCATAGAGACAAGTTAAAGTTAAGCATAATTAGTGATCAATTTCTGCAGGCAGTGTTTGATCATATTTTGGGAAGGGATGTAGTCAAAAAATTGATGCAG GTCAGTGAAACAATGGCTGCTAGTAGTCATCAACAACAAAATGGCCAAGTAATTGGTTTAGGTGGTATTGGAACCTTAGAAAATGATCCTGACACCAAACTTTTCGTTGTGAAAAAGACTGGTGACAGTCAAAGTATTACCGCTCTCATCAGTCGTCAACTTCAAG CAGCTGGAGATCCAAATGCATGGAGATTGGGAAGAATTGAAGAGACTGATCATGAAACTCctgtttaa